The following are encoded together in the Phaseolus vulgaris cultivar G19833 chromosome 9, P. vulgaris v2.0, whole genome shotgun sequence genome:
- the LOC137821211 gene encoding protein ALP1-like, whose product MGISPVPFFAQEDYSHFYNLFADTDNNSTKRKRNSKEDEGGGAEQNGHHDNNSESAILKDLLASLILLEEEEAREEQSRMVESQQQRAMFNASFQNQARAMESYKAQSQAHYAESEELQNKITKKARRAVAAAASSVILEETGSVQVQDPIQTGLGSGSTVQRRMWVRNRSKDWWEQISREDFPEEEFRQWFRMSRGTFDMICEELDAAVTKKNTMLREAIPVRQRVAVCIWRLATGDPLRLVSKRFGLGISTCHKLVLEVCYAIRAVLMPKFLQWPGEEKMKRVKEEFEGVSGIQNVGGAMYTTHVPIIAPKISVSAYFNKRHTERNHKTSYSVTVQGVVDSKGVFTDVCIGWPGSMPDDQVLEKSALFQRANSGNLRDVWIVGNSGHPLMDWVLVPYTHPNLTWTQHAFNEKIEEIQGTAKQAFAKLKARWGCLQKRTEVKLQDLPVVLGACCVLHNICEMRNEEIDGEWGFQLFDDEMVAENCIRSASSMQARDHIAHHLLHHAHSATTFL is encoded by the coding sequence ATGGGAATCAGCCCCGTTCCGTTTTTCGCTCAAGAAGACTACTCACACTTCTACAACCTCTTTGCAGACACAGACAACAACAGCACCAAGAGAAAGCGTAACAGTAAAGAAGACGAAGGAGGAGGTGCAGAACAAAATGGGCACCATGATAATAACAGTGAAAGTGCTATCTTGAAGGACTTACTTGCTTCGCTCATTCTCTTGGAAGAGGAAGAAGCTCGAGAAGAACAGAGTAGAATGGTTGAGTCCCAACAGCAACGCGCCATGTTCAACGCCAGCTTCCAGAACCAGGCCCGGGCTATGGAATCCTACAAGGCCCAATCCCAAGCCCATTACGCCGAATCGGAAGAGCTCCAGAACAAAATAACCAAGAAAGCCCGTCGCGCGGTTGCTGCAGCTGCTAGTTCTGTTATTCTAGAAGAGACCGGTTCGGTTCAGGTTCAGGATCCGATTCAAACCGGTTTAGGGTCCGGTTCGACGGTTCAGCGGAGGATGTGGGTGAGGAACCGGTCGAAGGACTGGTGGGAGCAGATCAGCCGGGAGGACTTCCCGGAGGAGGAGTTCCGGCAGTGGTTCCGGATGAGCAGAGGCACGTTCGACATGATCTGCGAGGAGCTCGACGCGGCGGTGACGAAGAAAAACACGATGTTGCGCGAGGCGATTCCGGTGCGCCAGCGCGTGGCCGTCTGCATCTGGCGCCTGGCCACCGGCGACCCGCTCCGGCTGGTGTCGAAGCGGTTCGGGTTGGGGATCTCCACGTGTCACAAACTCGTGCTGGAAGTGTGCTACGCGATACGCGCCGTTTTGATGCCGAAGTTTCTGCAGTGGCCGGGCGAGGAAAAGATGAAGCGCGTGAAGGAAGAGTTCGAGGGCGTTTCGGGAATACAGAACGTGGGAGGCGCAATGTACACCACGCACGTGCCGATCATCGCTCCTAAAATAAGCGTGTCGGCGTATTTTAACAAGCGGCACACGGAGCGGAACCATAAAACCAGTTACTCTGTAACGGTTCAGGGCGTGGTTGATTCCAAAGGCGTTTTCACCGACGTGTGCATTGGGTGGCCAGGTTCCATGCCCGATGATCAGGTTCTGGAGAAAAGCGCGTTGTTTCAGAGAGCTAACAGTGGCAATTTAAGGGACGTTTGGATCGTCGGAAACTCAGGGCACCCTCTGATGGATTGGGTGTTGGTGCCGTACACGCACCCTAATCTGACATGGACGCAGCACGCGTTCAATGAGAAGATTGAGGAGATTCAGGGCACTGCCAAACAGGCCTTTGCGAAGCTAAAAGCGCGGTGGGGGTGTTTGCAGAAGAGGACTGAGGTGAAGCTTCAGGACTTGCCGGTGGTGCTAGGCGCGTGCTGTGTTCTGCATAACATTTGTGAGATGAGGAATGAAGAAATAGATGGTGAGTGGGGGTTTCAGCTTTTTGACGACGAGATGGTGGCGGAGAACTGCATTCGCTCTGCTTCTTCCATGCAGGCCAGAGACCACATTGCCCACCATTTGCTGCACCATGCCCACTCTGCCACTACCTTCTTGTAA